GGGTGCGTGACCACATGCTGCATGCGCTCCACCTATCCCTTAGTGCAATCTTTGCTATTGTCGGTTGGGATGCGTCGTCGTGAGACTCCCCAAACACTCCGAAACGCCTCTCGGATGCCGCATGTAGCTGGGAGGCGAGGGCCCGAAGACATGCGGTGGGTCCAACATACCTAGCATACACTGGGACGCTGCCCACAAATGCGCTGTCCAAAAAGCTCCGCAGATCTGTGCTCACATATTTGTTAGACAGAACAGGACAGCATTTACACCAAACAGTGTAATGTGGCAGACCCTAAGATACGAATATCGCCTGTCTTTGAATTCTGCTTGCTTCCAAACACCAGTGTTCCAGAAATGGAACATTTGTATAAACTGCACTGCCAGTGAAAGACATGGAGGCTTtagtttattatttttatttcacaaTATCATGAGCTCTTTTTCATtacgtttgttttgttttcttgattTCTATAGTGTTTTTTTCTTGCGAAAGAACCTCACACTCTGCTGTGACAAGGCCCAAAATACGTCTGCTTGCCTATAATAATTCAAATTTTTAAAATAAGTTGATAATAAACATCATAGTTGTGATGCTATCTACAGTCATTATATAGtctacaaaaacaaaaattttgaacaaggGTGTATTttgaaagcaaataaaaaattacGTTTCATATGTTCCAGTTTTGGAACATTGGCAAGTAAAGGATTAATTAAGCATATGGGAGGATGGGAAGTTTTGGTGTGCTATTGTGACATTGCTCTTCAATAAAATATAAAGCTTTTAGCATTTTTCGTTCTCTGGATAATTTGCACTCGAAGGAGTTATTAGCAGGTTTGTTCATTATGAGAAGGGGTGCATCATAAGAGCCCTGCTTCTTGCAGTCATAATTAGACTAAGTGGGACACTATTTTAAGGACCAGCTTGGAGAACAAAGTAGCCCATTTCAGGCACCCCAACATTGAGTTTGTCCTTGCATTGCCAAAAATTTGCATTCCAAATGTTGCCGATGTGCCCATTTTTAATCGTGGGGCTATTGCAAATGCAGAGAGTTAATAGAAGCTTTCTTTCGTTAAGGAAGGCAAACAACTAAAATGAATGGCCCATCCTTCTGTGACTTTGAAGCCACCATAGATATCTGTTTTGGTGCCCATTTTTTTTGCAGATGATGCCTTTTTGGACAATATCCTTTCTTTATGTTTTTCCTAACTTTCCACTGTATGACAGTCTGCACACATTCACAAATAATTATTTTAAATAATGTGTTGCATTTAATAAAATCTTTTTACGAGTCAGTGCCTCtattatttgctttttttatttatacaaTTTGTGCTGTTCAGTGGTGAGACTTCGAAACTCTCTGCATAAGAAGGATTAACCTTTAATATTCATATCAACCTTTTCCTTTACCTTGAACTTTTTGTGTTGTTTATTGTTTGTCTTGAAACAGTTAAAGCCCTCTTTTTCCATTGTGAAAGAGTGGCCTAATGAGATTATACGTTTTTGTCTTACTTGTAAAGCTTCTCCTGCTGGGAAGTGTGGTGTGGAGTTTGTCGTATTTTCTGCGCCTTTTTTTCTTAGCTATTCTGTTTTACAGCACCAAATATTTCATGAAGTAATGAATTCTAATTTTGTCTTTCTTGTCAGCTTCTATCATGCATAATATGTTTGCAAAAGCAACCATTCTTGTTTTTGTGGCTTTAGTGCTGGTTACACCAGTGGTTGTTTACACATGATACTTAAAGAAGCTTTGTGGAGTTCTGACGATGTCTGCTATGATGGTGCAGGTGGACCTTGACTCGAAGCTTGGCAAGACGTGCGTGATCACAAAAACGACACCAGCCTCTCAGGCTGGCGGCTACTACTGTAATGTTTGTGACTGCGTAGTTAAGGACTCCATAAACTTCCTCGATCACATCAATGGCAAAAAACGTGAGTGAATATCGTTGCTGGCTCTACATATGGTCTCGACAATGAGTGATATTTATTTTTAAAGAGCGTGCTTTATTCATGTATGCCCCTTGGCAACGATGTAAACACACCTAGCAATGCACCGAAGTGCAATTCTTTCTCTCAATCTCCTTTTTGTCCAACTATCATAGCTTCTGTAATTTCCCAGGATGTTCACCTTATTTTGGTTTGACTTGTGGCATCTGGCAGATGGCAGCTTGCAGCCACATTGACAGTGCACTGAAAACAGTGCTGTGGAAATGGCCAACATTGTTTCTGTGTTCTCTTAGCTGTAAGCTGATAACCTGTTATGCAGTCTCGTTGGTAGTAGATGCATGAAAAAGTCTTACCATCTGTTTGATCCCCGTACGAAGATTTATTCTATCATATTCCATTTCCTAGTAAAAAGCCTATAATATAGACCTAGAAATATAGATCTCTAATAAAGAAATATAATATAGGCTATCTCACAGCATTTTGATGAATGTGGAACTGGCCTAGCTAGAAGACCATTGATTGCCCCTTCTGTGCTGGCCACTTCTTGTTTGTGCAGTCTTAAAGCTCATTCATACCTTTGCGTGGGGTCCTGCAAGAACTTGTGTGTAGCACTGTGTCACTTTGCTCGGCATTTGTAGAAGAGTCGCACTTCTGTCGTCACAATACCATTAGTGGCCCATCCCACCGTTGCCATCAAACTGTACAGAGCTGGCAATTTGCCatgtttcatttctttattttcgtCCACTTTTCTCGCTTTCTCTGTTCCTCGTGTTTAGGCCCCTTCGTTTTTGGGTTAAATTTTTTGTGGAATTCAGGGGTTGAAAATGGGGCGCCGCTTCTTTAGCTCAGGGTCGGGTACAAATCAGTTTAATCACGaaaattttcatgtttttttaaaCTGACTTGTTACTAGTGCTCAGTTTTATATGGGACATAGAATGCTCTGTTGCTTGCACATTATTTTCATAAACAAGGAATCTGTTTATTAATTaggatatttcttttttcttgtttgttacaATTATTTTGTCACATACATTCTCATTTTCATGTGGAGCACTGCTGTATCTCTTGCTAGGTACATCTGCCTTTATTTGTACGCTGCAAAAATGTCTGGTATTGCAGAAGCCATTATAAATGTATAACAATGTTGGAGTAGGATGTTGTTGGCTTGGATAGAGCTTCATACAGTGTTACCAGTAAGACTTCAGTAAACACCTTTGTTCTGGCCTGAAGTTTCTGAAATAtactttttgaattttttttatagcGAGTTTTATTGCTgcagggcatcaataatgggtgaaggtgtgcTGAAatatgtagtagtgattaaatgaatggaaaaaggctagctgatttgatgaagtccagtagagaacgatggtacggtccctgcatcCAGGCAAAGTATggagcagggttgcttggtgaaagacccactaccttcaggtgccgTATCCTTGTAGGCtggagagctgggcagtcccacagtaagtgatgaatgtcggcttcaatgtcctcgtgctTACATATCAAAcgccctggccgaggaaacactTTTTGAATTCTTCTTCACATAACTTGCTTATATCATACTTATATCAAATGGACCGCAAGATCTGAATGTCAGCCGTTTGAAATGACTAAACAAGGTAATCAAAAACCAAAGTTATGTCCTTGGTGAATTTGTGCTCTGCTACTTATGCACGCAATGTATTGCTGGTGCTGCCATCAGTATTGGTTTTATTTTAGCACGTGTGAATTTGAGGCAGCTGCAATCCATGGTGCTTTCTTGGGCAGGCTATACTTTCCACTGGCAGCTCATGTGGATTTGGCATGATTTCGAATTTCAGTTTCCTTCTTGAATGACTAGGAGCTCATCATGCAGGTCGTAGGAATATTATAACATTGCCTGTAAGTGCAGTTGTGCTTTTACAGACCAACGGAATTTGGGCATGTCTATGCGTGTGGAGCGGTCCACCCTGGATCAGGTCAAGCAGAGGTTCGAGCTCAACAAGAAGAAgcttgaggaaaagaagaaagactaTGACTTTGAGCAACGGATGCAGGAGCTTCGGGAAGAGGTATGAAAGGCCTGTTAATTTTCTGCAAGACTGTGGACATCACTCGTATACTGGCTGGTGGCATGGTGTAGCaagtataaaaacaaaaaaattaagccaTGAACAACAGGTCATCTTGTGCAGCTTTCTCTCTCATTCACTTTGGTTTCCTTATATTTAGGTATTTTTGTTCAGTGATTAAAATTGGCTTGGAGAATAAGTGACTTTCAGTATAAAGTTGTACCTGTAGGTTTAAACCTTTCTGTAAGTGTTGACTTCTAAGAACCTGTAAGTGTTGACTTCTAAGAACCTTTAGTAACAAAATTCTGCTACACCAGTATTGCACACGAGCCTTGTCCAGTGTGCCAGAAAGCTAACCCGATTGCTCTTTGTTGCACTAAGCCTGGGTCAAAAGCTAGCTTTCGTTTttacaaacaacaacaaaaaaaaccttTATATTTATTCGAGTCTTGCACTCTTGCTCTGATGATCATGGAATTATAATAGGCGAGAGAAACGCAAGTAAAGTATACAGGGCTAAGTTACCAAAAACCGCCTTTAGTTGCCACTGTCACGTGGCTCTTACTCACTTCTTAGGCACACCACTACCACATCATGAAAATCAGCTTGGAGGAATGCTGGGATGATTCTTCTTGCAGGGTCTCATTGTGAGAGCCATGTGATGTCCTATCTATAAGCCCCTTATTTACACTAGCAGGACGTACTCTGAAGCAAAACTGTCTGTGGTATTGTGCGTGCTCTAAAGGTGATAAAGTCAAAAGTTTAGTTGCAGCAGCTGTCGGTGCAGCCATTTTGTACATCAATTTGGTTATTACTGGAAGGTGAGGAACATGTCTCAGAAACAGCAAGTGGTCCTGTGCTGGGTCTGCCTTTGTCTGCTACCACCGCCACCCATGAATCACAAATGAGAACCGACGGAAatttgagaagaaaaaaacaaacaaacaatgtcCATGGTTTTTGGGACCAGCAGTATGTGTTTGCTTCCAGATAGCATTAGTGCTGCTCTTTCTGCATTCAGACAATATGGCCTTGACAGCTTGCTCTACAATCTATATCCCTGAAAAGACATTCCATGGGACAAGGCCCATAGGTGCACTGCTGACCATATGTGATTACGAGTTGGCAGTTGCAGTGGCGTGCCACCAAGGCCCCTACACATAAAGGGGGCTGGATGTGGCAGGCTGAATCACTAACATGTAGCATAGACCCTCTACCATGTGGCACAACATCGTGGATTTGCACCAAGTAATTCGTGTCAGTGGTCAATgcggataaaggaaggagggCACCTTTATTGTCGCACTAGACACAGGCGTGTTCGGAATAAAGCGTGGCATATGGCCTCCAAAGTGTTTATTTTTTACACAGGCACATGAGGATGGGCATAAACATGAACTTTGTCAAAACTTTAGAGCCCAGAGGGTTTACTTCTAAGCTGtgtagtggggctcctgtagcatTCGTGGAAGTCCTGCCCATTGGAGGGGGCAGGACCAAAAATCTTACCTTCAGGAGGTTTTGACCACTAAAGATGCATTGCGAGTCACGCGGTTTGGCTCAGAAGCAAACCTCCTGGGCTACAAACTTTTGACGAAGGGGCACATGCTGGCAGGAAGTTAGGCAAGTGTGCCTTGTTCGACAGTGCTACTTATTGCAGCCCTGCTGTGGAGTGGTGTCGTTGACCTATGTGAAGTTGCATGTTAATTTCCACCTCACAGTAGTGCTTTATCCCTTGCTGGCATTTTGATGGCCCTCATTTAGCACGCGCGGAACAGCGACGGCATACCAGCCAAAGTGGAACTCGACATCATCGGCACCTGGCCGCCACTGCTTTCAGTGCCTTCCGGCATGTTGTACCCTCGCCGACTCCGAGTACATTTGATAGCAGCATGAATTTTGTAGTGGCTGTTTGTGCAGTTCCATCGCTGCTGCAGCGTGAGCACTAACGAGCGAAGGAGCTAAAACAAAACTGTGCCGCAGCAAACGTCACGCAGGCAATGCTGCACGAGATGCAATTGTGCGAATCGGCTTCGATGCATGTTCTTGTCATCTGCATTTTCCTTGTTGCCTGCAACTTAAATTTAGCAAGGTGACAGTATTGCTTTGCTCTGTTGCTTGAATGTGCTGAGTGGCGACAAGGACGAAACGAGACGACTAGACGTGCCACAACtgtcaactgaaattttatttgaaaaacatGGGCATATTATATGGGCACATTTCCCTTAATATGCCCATGTTTAtcaaataaaatttcagttgataATTCCACCACTTCGAGTTGTCTTGTTTCGTCCTTGTTACCACTCAACACTTACAATCAACAGAGCAATGCAACTTGAAAATCAATTTCTTGATTACAATAGATGGGGATTGTGTAGAATTAAAGCAGCTGCCACAAAAACTGCACAGAAGCGAGCACACATGCCCAAAATTTGCTCACTCCACAAAGCTTTGCAAATTCCAGACAAGCATGTTGTCCTTACTAgatacaaaaacaacaaaacaagaaaTGCGCACAACGATGCACATATTTCTCACTCACTTCCTGGctatcaagtttttttttttcctcagtcccatgaaaaacataacagcggggttctactgtatttatTTGCCACCTATAGCATGCCTAGTCTAGCATTACTATAGCGGGAAGGAGTGCACAAAATATAGACGTCCATAGTGGTAACACGCTGCAAATAACTTATCAAGATTCTAAATGCACTAATGCACATTTGTATGCAGTACattacaggcaaaaaaaaaaaaaaggagaaaaacttACCCAGCATCATTTTTACTCGTTATTTGATCTAGTTGAACCATGCGCATGCATATGATGTAACTGCGCGATTCTGTGACAGCTGGATCTTAACTCACGTGTGCATAAAATATGAGAACATAATGTAGTGCGCCTCACTCATGACAAGATTAACTTACATGCTTGCACCAATGCAGTTATTTTAGTATACTTGACAGTGCCAAACATGACCGTATCTTCCATGGTCTCAAGATTGTTGAAAATGTTGCAGCTGTTGAGTGTGTGCTCGGTCACCACAAGTGGCACTGTATACCACACCTTGTGTACTAATGTAGCCGCCACTTCCTGGAAGCGTCACTCCTGACTCGGCTGTGCTTTTGCTGCATgaacacttgtgaaacaaatAAGTTAAGCCCGTTTCAACTTGTTGCATCTGAAACATTAGGGAAGGATGCGCAAATAAAATGGGGAGTTTGCTCAAAATTTTCTGCTTCCCGATTTTTTTTCCCCGTAACCCATGATTGATCTGTCTTAATAAAATGGGGAATTTGGTCGAGATTTTCtgttccttaattttttttcataattcaCGAGTGCTCCGCCTTGTTAACTAAAACATATTGCAAAATATGCAGTACAAGTTTAAAAAATGACCTGTTTTGATTTGTGATCATAGAAAATTGTGAGCGAAATATGCTTCCGATGGCCCTGCATGGAGAATTTCCCTGGTTTTGCCACGACAGAGCACCACTATTTTAGTATTACCATAAAGAAGAGAGATCAGAAAACCGGAGCTTCTATTGATTGCAATGCCACATTTCTCAGGCCAGAAGCGAAACCTTACCACTACTGTGACTGCGATCGCTCATCTCTCCGACATTTTGTAATGAATGAAGTAGAATGATTATTTTTTGTGCATGAATCCAGAGATGTTGAGGAGTGCAGTAGAACCCGATCTCTCTGTGTACATGTGGAGCAGTTTtttagttatttttgtaagaaacattTTCATGTAAATAAGTGTGTTGGAAGTTTTATTTCTACAAGTGCCGggcatctaaaaaaagaactatTATAGCTTTATTGCATAAATCGGTTTTATGGATGTGCTGACAAAAAGTTCCAGCACTTTCTCCTTATTTAATGTCCTGGGGATGACTGTATGAGGGTGTTAATAGTAATTGCTCTGCAACTATGCCAGCTAACTTAAAATAAAATTAAGTTTTGAAATCAACTTAAAAAGTTCAATATTTGTGGCAGATTTGGTTACATTTCATGCATAAGTAATGAAAATAGAATACTCTATCGATGGACTGAAGGGCTTTCAAAagtttgcagtgaaaaaaaactAACAAGACTACAGAATGAGCATTATGAAGGACAATGGTCATCAGGGTGTACTGTTCGACTAGTTGGTGCCAAGATAACATGGTGCGGACTATGCTCAAGGAggaggatgaaagaaaagaagggaCACTACCACATTAGAGTCCCTTTGCATAGTTCACAAGAAATGGATATCACAGTTATGGAGCTCCAAGAGTTTTCATGTTTGAAGCTAGCATAAACTTGGCATTTTAATATTACTGAATTTCACACTGCTTCTTCAAAACTGATCATTTGAATTGCAAGTAttttatatatataaatgaaTTAAATTTTTAAGTGCAGCAAACTATGTAACAGTCGAATTGTTGTAGGTTGTGCATTCATTGAATTTATAGGAAAGAATGATCTGCCAGAGAGCCAGTGTTTCAGGGGTGTGCCAGGGCCCCAAGGGGCATACAGAAGTTTCATGTACACAGTTTAAATTCAGAGGCTTGTAGTCTGCTCACGTGAAGTGGAAGCAGAAAAGGTATTCATATTTGCACTGTTATGATTAGCTAGCCAAGAATGCTTGTACCTGaaacaaactgctttaaaaaaagCCAATTGGTGTGAATTTGTAAAATTTCGCAGGCTTTTCTGTAAAATTGGACTGCTCTGACAACTCAGGGTGGTTACCACATTGCGACTGCGTTCCACTCTGTCGTGCTGCCAACATTCTGCCTTCCAGGCGAGTAACATTGCTGTTTTCTTGTGCACGGCTGCAGGAAGAGAAGCTGCGTGAATATCGCCGAGAAAAGCGCAAGGAGCGAAAGCGAAAGCATCAGGAACCCACAGAGGATGTGGATGCTGATATGGCTGCCACCATGGGCTTCTCGGGATTCGGTTCATCAAAAAAATGaccatgcacacgcacacacacacacaccatacaAAATAAAGAAGAGTTTTACTGCCAACATATCTGCATCCACTTATTTGTATGGTGGTGAACAATGAGCATTCCACCAGTATAAATTACAAGATGGTGATGGTACTTCGCTTGCAATTGAAAGCACTGGTGCCACTGACATACGTGATTAGAGCTGCTGGTCCTGAACACCTAAATTAACACAGGCCCTAAAATTAACTGCGTTGTCTGGATGGCGAAAGATGTCAGAACGGTCCAAAGTATTTAGCCACAGGTTTTGTTTTTTCTCCTCTTGATTCCATCATGATGCGCACAGCTGAGTGCAGAGGGTGCAACAGCGCATGAAAGGCTTCTCGGAGACCCCGACGTCACGTCCAAAACAAGATGCTCACGGCCATGGCAACGCAACAGCCCGCAACCCATGGGCTTTTACGTTCGCCTGCGAAAAAAATGTGCACCGAAATCGCTGTTAGGCTATCTCGTTACATTCAAACTCTGTGCTGATGAAGCAGTAGCAAGCGTACTCACCAATGCGGGCACACTTCCAAAAAACGCCGAGCAACCTGGAGGCGCAAACAAAACGAAAATGGTAAACTGGAGAGCATCGGCCTGTTTATGTTTACGTGTAAAAGTTCACACGAGAAAATCCACTCCTTGCCTAGACATGGACATACCCTTCTTTATTCTTGTCCAGGATGCTCGGATAGATGGAACGGATATATGCGCAAGTGCATATTAGCAACAGCACAACTGTCAGCAGGCTTTGGAAGTTGAATAGAGCAGACTGTAAAGAGGTGTGGTTGGTCGGTGAGCCATACAAAAAAGTCCCAGACTCCCGTTCAGCAAACAAACTTACCATTGCATGCCAGTGATCCGCAatgaataaaaaagaacaaacaacAATACAGGCTGTACAGAATCTTACTACCAGTCGCAGCTCGTTGACCACATCACACGCGAAACAACGGTGAAAACATCCGTCTTTTGGCTCTGCTAGGACCGACGTTGGCTTGGATTGAGGTTACAAAATACAGTTACCATGTTATGACGAACGTACTACATTATAAACGAACAATATGCAATTTTATGAGTGCGTTTGTGTAATAAAATAATAGCAGGCTACAAACTGAATGAAGATTCAGGACAAAACAACGTTGAACAAACAATCCGCAAGCGTCCACATGACAATCCATCAGCAGTCGGAAATTTGCAGTGGGAGAAGGGGATAATAACAGTGAAGCGCCTTGCGGGTATCAGCAACTTTCGGTTTTAGTGGTCAAAACTTTGCAGCTTGTGCTGTGTGCCCGTAGCAGCAGGTCCATACTCTTTCTTCCGGGTGTTTTGATCGCATTTTTCGGCAGCAGGAAAattagttttgttagtttcaAGCTGGGTTGGTCTGATGACCTGACGCGTGCAGTCGAAGGCGTTGCCATAGACAGCGTTTGAACGCATCTCCACAATGCAACCGGATCCACAGCGAAGCCAAAGGCTGCTGTCGGGAGCTTCGTCGAGCGACTATGGCCGAGACCCAGAGTTGCTGCGACCTATTCCCGAGCTGACTGTGGGACCTAGCATACGCGCGCGGACGCATTACGACTACCCGGACATAGCTCCTTCGACTCTGCCGCAGGGAGATGGGGACCGGCGAACACCACCAAAGGAACCAGGTAGGTTGGAGTCTGACGCCTATTAGAAAACCGACTTTCCCTTTCATTAGGGGTACTAGCTGGTCGACACTTAACGACTTGGCAATGTGCCCCACCGTAAAGAACGCGACCACAAGACGAAGGAAAGAGCACTACTGCTCTGCATCTTTGGGTTGTGAACACGTATCTACTCGCTGGTGCGCATACTCTAAATAGAAGTATCTTTTGTGCAGAGCCGAGCCAGCAGCACTCCGAAGTGGCCTTGCGGTTAGGAAGGTATTGTTACTTGCTGTGCTCATACTAGCATGCATGTGCACGACTTTGTTTTGCTGGGATAATATTTAGTGAAGTTGCATGCAAAGGCAGAATTTCTCTTCATTTCAGCATTCTCCTTGACAATTTGGTGGCGCAGCCCTGCATAGTGTTAAGAAGACAATGTCAGGTGAGGTGGTCGCGATTCGTTGATTCTCGTACATTTGGAGGAGCCTTCCTATATTTCTCTTATTTTTTGTGCAGGTGCATAGGACAGCGCATAAGTACCACATGACACCATGGACGCTTTTTCCAGTAATTGCCAGGTTGCAGCAGAGGCAGGTAATGCTTACGTTAAGAGCCATTAAAATTGACAAAGCACAGCAGATGACAGACCTGTATAAATTGTTCATTGCCTCTTGACACATTACGCCTCCTGCACTGAGGTTTACAGGCTTCATTTTGCTCATAGCATTGTCTGGCTATGAGCCAGGTGCGCATTAATACATCCTTTTGATGGAAAGTAAATGTTCAAGGCCAGGTACCCTTCGGCACTCTGAAATTTCTTGCTGGTACGTGTGTCTTAGTCATGCCTTCCACACTGGCACTCGTGACCCCTGCAAAATATAACTTAATTAAAAAACAGCTAGTTCCTGTTTCCTGCACAGGGGAAGGTAGGCAAAAAAAGTATGCAGCGTATGCTCGGTTTTGTGTGATACCTTGGGCATCAAAAATTTCACTTGCTATGTCCTTTGTTCTTATGCATTGCGAAGACGAGTTAAACATACCAAATGTTAATCACTAGAGAGACTGGTATTTATGCTTCTGCCAGCTTTAACTGCAGGCCCTTTCATTTCCATTCTTCACAAAGGCAGAATTTGTGGTGGGCCTAATAAAATAATACATTTTTTCTTGTCTCTCTGAAAAATAATTAAAGTATGGCTGCTTTGTCCATGGAAATGTCAAACTGAAAATGTTGAATTTTTCAGCAGAAAGCATAGTGGTTCCATCtattgcatcatcatcatcatcagcctgactgcacccactgcagggcaaaggcctctcccatgtctctgcaattaactctgtccttcgccagcctaaccttctgccgccccctgctgtgcttactttctcttggaattcactccgttacccttaaggaccagcggttatccttcgcattacatgtcctgcccaccTTTGCATTATAATCGAAGCAGATGTGACTATCACTGCCTGTATTGTGAAATTGTGCTTCTACAGTGCAGTAGTGGTACACATGATGCCACACAAATTTTGTAGATAAAAAGGCAATTACTGCTCTTCAGTGTGGTATAAAATGAAGCCTACTGCCAAATGCCACTCCTGTGTGAAATCTGAGCATGAACATGCATGCCTGAGGATTGGCCGAGAGAGGCACGGAAACCTACCCTCATTGACCGGTGCAACATTTAGCTTTTTGGTTTATTTTGCCTTGTGGTGACTGAGCCTTTTGTTGCTTGTAAAAAATTGATGCGGTATTCGCTTCCACAAGATGCAGTAGGGCGTATGTGCAGTGCTGCATTGCACCTTCggcagccgtggtggctcagaggttatggcgctcagctgctgacccgaaagacaaggGTTTGCACccagtcgcggcggtcgaatttcgatggaggtgaaattccagaggctcatgtattgtgcgatgttagtgcacgttaaagaaccccagatggttgaaatttccggagcccttcactgtggcatccctcatagcctgagtcaatttgagacgttaaacccccataaaccaaaccagcatcACACCTTAACAACAATCCACACTGCATTGTCACAAGCAGCATCATTTCTTTGCTGAACATGAATTTGCCTACAAAAGAAAGATGACTTGATGTCCATTGCTAAGTTTAAGCTTACAATATGTACTACTTGAAGTGAAATAATTTGAAAAGTACATTTGGCTAGCAATAGAAAACACACAGGCAGCACAGTGTGTGTTATGCTTTTACTGCAGCCTCTAAGTTGCCTTTAAGTCATTGATCCATTGACTAAGAATTGTTGTGCTTGGAGCATGATGGACTTAGCTGTCTATGTGCCGTCAAACCCAACACACAACGACTAAGAGTTGTGCTGCACTTTCTCATAATGCAGGGCTTGATCACCCTCTGGAAAGGTGCACCAAGCATGTTTATCGTACGGGGCATCATCGTAGTTGTGGAGACCGTTCTCACCGAAACAACT
The Amblyomma americanum isolate KBUSLIRL-KWMA chromosome 3, ASM5285725v1, whole genome shotgun sequence genome window above contains:
- the LOC144126077 gene encoding zinc finger matrin-type protein 2 gives rise to the protein MAGLPRPADHRRKWDRDEYEKLAEERLRLEEEDDEPAAPVKRDTLKPRDYKVDLDSKLGKTCVITKTTPASQAGGYYCNVCDCVVKDSINFLDHINGKKHQRNLGMSMRVERSTLDQVKQRFELNKKKLEEKKKDYDFEQRMQELREEEEKLREYRREKRKERKRKHQEPTEDVDADMAATMGFSGFGSSKK
- the ksh gene encoding transmembrane protein 167A-like protein ksh; protein product: MSALFNFQSLLTVVLLLICTCAYIRSIYPSILDKNKEGLLGVFWKCARIGERKSPWVAGCCVAMAVSILFWT